From the genome of Muricauda sp. SCSIO 64092, one region includes:
- a CDS encoding HAD family hydrolase produces the protein MKKIKAVIFDLDGTIGNTLPLCVKAFRNAIEPLIDRKVTDSEIIATFGPSEEGTILALAPNHYEKGIKDYLLFYEKFHEMCPAPFDGIRNILDFLQHKNVRLAMVTGKGKHSTRISLKKFDLDSYFEIIETGKSTGPRKPEGIGNIINEFVDIHKQEMVYVGDSPNDILDCREVEIPVIGAAWAETTDVEKLEILNPDEIFYTVADFRKWLMLNV, from the coding sequence ATGAAAAAAATAAAAGCTGTAATCTTTGACTTGGATGGAACTATTGGGAATACCCTACCTCTATGTGTTAAAGCGTTTAGAAACGCTATTGAACCCCTGATAGATAGAAAGGTGACCGATTCTGAAATCATCGCCACATTTGGTCCATCCGAAGAAGGAACCATATTGGCATTGGCTCCAAACCATTATGAAAAAGGGATAAAGGACTATCTACTATTTTACGAAAAGTTTCATGAAATGTGCCCCGCCCCATTTGATGGAATAAGAAATATATTGGATTTCCTCCAACACAAGAATGTAAGACTGGCCATGGTTACCGGAAAGGGAAAACACAGCACAAGAATCTCTTTAAAAAAATTCGATCTGGACAGTTATTTTGAAATCATTGAAACCGGGAAATCTACTGGACCGAGGAAACCGGAAGGTATTGGAAACATTATAAATGAATTTGTGGACATACACAAACAGGAAATGGTTTATGTTGGGGATTCACCAAACGATATTTTGGATTGTAGAGAAGTGGAAATACCAGTAATAGGGGCAGCTTGGGCCGAAACAACGGATGTCGAAAAACTGGAGATACTCAACCCTGACGAAATCTTTTATACAGTAGCCGATTTTCGCAAATGGCTAATGTTGAACGTGTAA
- a CDS encoding Crp/Fnr family transcriptional regulator has product MNLGDIKNIIIRAKQIYPISDNSINLFAGNLVEHHFRKHHVLTRPGVRDNSVYFIEKGIARSYLLIKGKEITNWFTKEGDVVFSSNALYYGSPGFEYIEILEHSHIYSISIDKMNTLYESNIEIANWSRCLHQEVLLKMQALHIDRFTLSAKERYEKFCKESPDLINRINLGLIVSYLGMTQQHLSSLRAAI; this is encoded by the coding sequence ATGAATCTAGGGGATATAAAAAATATTATTATCCGGGCAAAACAGATTTATCCAATATCCGATAATTCCATCAATCTGTTCGCAGGCAATTTGGTTGAACACCATTTTCGGAAGCATCATGTACTTACCAGACCCGGTGTAAGGGATAATTCGGTTTATTTCATAGAAAAGGGGATTGCCCGCTCTTATCTCCTTATAAAGGGAAAAGAAATTACAAACTGGTTTACCAAAGAAGGTGATGTCGTTTTTTCGTCCAACGCTTTGTACTATGGAAGCCCGGGATTTGAATATATCGAAATTTTGGAGCATTCGCATATATATTCAATTTCTATAGATAAAATGAATACGCTTTATGAATCCAATATAGAGATTGCAAATTGGTCCAGATGCCTTCACCAAGAAGTATTGCTGAAAATGCAAGCATTACATATCGACAGGTTCACACTTTCCGCGAAGGAACGGTATGAAAAGTTTTGTAAAGAATCCCCTGATCTGATCAATAGGATAAATTTGGGACTTATCGTATCTTATTTAGGAATGACACAACAACATTTGAGCAGTTTAAGGGCAGCGATATGA